The DNA sequence GACGCGTGATGTGCTGTTCACCGAGAATAACGTCCCGCTCGCACCGGGCGAAGGGCTGTGGGCAACCGTCACCGATGTCGACGATAGCGGGCTCGAGGCAGCGGACCCAATCACCGGGCAGGCTGCCTGGTTCGGCTCGGTCCGCGAGAACGGCAACCCGGCCTTCTATGCCCTGCGCATGCATGTGACGTCCCAGGGCCTGATCGACGAGATCGAAACGGTGGTGCACCGCAAGACCGCCCTGCCCGCCCCCTTCGGTGACTGGCAAAACATGGAGCACTTCCCCGAATACAACGCGGTCCTGCCCGAGACGGAACGCCGCCCGCGCGAGCGGATGCTGGCCATTGCCGATGCCTATTTCGACACGGTGGAGCTGAATGACGGGCAGGTGTTCGCCCCCTTTGCCGAGGATTGCTCACGCCTGGAAAACGGCATCAGCACCACCGCTGCACCGCAAGGCGGCAAAGGGGGCAATGCCGCCGCCATCGCCCAGGGGTGCGAGGAGCAGTTCCGGCTGGGCATCTACAAGATCAACAAGCGGATCCGGCGCCATCTGCCGCTAGTAGATGTCGAGCGAGGCGTGGTGGTGGCATCAGGCTTCTTCGACCACGCCAACGAGTTCGACAGGTATCGCCTGACCAACGGGCGCGAGATGCGCACTGTGCTCAAATGGCCCAATTCCATCACGCTCCTGGAAGCCTTCCGCATCCGCAATGCCGAAATCCAGCGGATCGAGGCGGTGTTCACCTATGTCCCCTATTTCATGCACAATCCCTTCTGGGGGCCGGGCTCACAGCCGCCCGAATATGCCGCGCGCCCGCGGGAATGCGATAATGGCTGCCTCAACGGGAATGTCCGCGCGCTGGTCAACGCAATGGCAGGCAGCGACGACTGGCGCGGGCTGAACTGGTCGGATCGGGTGGGCTATGCGGAAAACAGCGTGGGCATCCGCGTGGGTGAAGGCATCTGGGCGGCAGTCGATTCCGTGGATCGGAACCCGCTCGTGGTTTCGGATGCCCAGACCGGCAGGGCCGTCTGGATCGGCCGGATCGAGGAGCACGGCCAGCCGGCGTGGGCCGCGATCACGATGGAGGCCGATGGCAAGGCGATCGGCAATGTCGATGCGCTGATCCGCCGCTCCGAATACGGCCCCCCTTATGCGGCGCCGGATGAGGCCCCTGCCTTCGCCGCCCTGCCCGCGCCGCGGCGCACAAGCCGCGCCGACATGTCCACGGTCGCGACGCAACTCTTCGCGTCCATCGAGGCGGGCGATGCGCCGGATGTGTTTGCCAGCCAGTGCCGCTGGCATGTCAACGGGCAGCAAGTGGCGCAATGCGGGGAGGTGGCGGGTATGCCCGGTCTGCCGCGGATCGGGGCGGTGCGCGATCGCCGTCTCCTCGCCATGGACGAGGAAAGCGGCCTGGCGGTCTATCGCACGTTCGAGGATGCGCCCGCCACGCAGGGCCAAGGTTATCCCGCGAGCTTTCAAGTGGTGAATGTTCTGCGCTTCGAGAACGGCAAAATCGCTGAGGTACACGCCTTCACCTCGGAACTGCCCTACGGCATGCGCCCGCCAGGCGAGGCCGCCCTCCGCTAAGCAACGCACCCACCTCTGCTTTAGCTCGATTGCCGTTATCGGAGCAGCGCGCGCACGCTTCCGGAAAGGAAGGCGAGCCAGTGGATCAGTCGGGCTTGAAACGCGGGGGCACTGGCGAGCCGCCCCGCGTCGCCCCGGGTAGCCGCCAAAGGGGCGGCGACGGGGTCGGGGGGGAGCAGGCAGTAGCCCTCACCATAGATCGAGCGGATCAGCGCCCCGTCCTCTCCCAGAGCGGCGCGGAGGCGACTGATAGCCTTAGCGAGCGAGTTTTCGTGCACGATCTGGCCTGGCCAAGCCGTTTCGAGAAGGCGATACTTGCTCACTGGTCGGCCGCCTGCTTCGAGCAGGGCGATAAGCACAGCGAAGCTGCGCCGGTCGATCTGAAGCCGCTCTCCCCGATATAACACCGTGGCTGTACCGCGCTCGTAGGCAAGCGGGCCGACGACCAGCATTGCCGCTTGGCCGCGCTGCGGCTCCCCGTCGCACCCGGCATTCGCGGCGTGATATCCACCGGCGCGCGGCCTGTCTGCTCCGGTTCCCGCGCCACCACCGCCACCGTTCCCCCGGACACGCAGAGCGGAAAGGGCGGTGGGCCGCTCGCTTGCAGGAAAATAATATACGGATACATTCATGCGACCACGTCCCTCTTTGGTGCGAAGGGCTGGCCGTCTGACCCGCGCTGGGAGTTGCTTACGGACACCCGATCG is a window from the Altererythrobacter sp. B11 genome containing:
- a CDS encoding winged helix-turn-helix domain-containing protein → MLVVGPLAYERGTATVLYRGERLQIDRRSFAVLIALLEAGGRPVSKYRLLETAWPGQIVHENSLAKAISRLRAALGEDGALIRSIYGEGYCLLPPDPVAAPLAATRGDAGRLASAPAFQARLIHWLAFLSGSVRALLR